A portion of the Blattabacterium clevelandi genome contains these proteins:
- the gcvT gene encoding glycine cleavage system aminomethyltransferase GcvT, whose product MDLNILKKTILYNNHIQLGAKMIPYSGFSMPLQYISSLKEHMAVRKSVGLFDISHMGKFILKGKDSHNLLQYLTINNLSNIKSGQAQYTCLVNTLGGIIDDLIIYKISEKEFLLIVNAINIEKNKKWINNYIKNKKLKFLDISQKYSILSIQGPKSISSIQKLTNIPLSKIPFYHFEIGKFLDIDKVLISRTGYTGSKGVEIYIHNKYTEYIWNNILNIGTISNMIPCGIASRNSLRMEMGYRLYGQDITEKITPIEAGLSWITKFDKKFIAKKILKKQKIEGTYKKFFSFFIEKGKIPRQGYLLRNKKNSIIGEVTSGCFSPVLKKGIGLGFITEKKLDKKSIFISIRKKKIPVNIVKFPFIKI is encoded by the coding sequence ATGGATCTTAATATATTAAAAAAAACAATATTATATAATAATCATATACAATTAGGAGCTAAAATGATCCCTTATTCTGGTTTTTCTATGCCTCTTCAATATATTTCTTCATTAAAAGAACATATGGCTGTAAGAAAATCTGTAGGTTTATTTGATATTAGTCATATGGGAAAATTTATTTTAAAAGGAAAAGATTCCCATAATCTACTTCAATATTTAACCATAAATAATTTATCTAATATAAAATCAGGACAAGCTCAATATACTTGTTTAGTTAATACTTTAGGAGGTATTATCGATGATTTAATTATTTATAAAATTTCAGAAAAAGAATTTTTACTTATAGTTAATGCAATAAATATTGAAAAAAATAAAAAATGGATAAATAATTATATAAAAAATAAAAAATTAAAGTTTTTAGATATTTCCCAAAAATATTCTATTTTATCCATACAAGGACCAAAATCTATATCTTCTATTCAAAAATTAACAAATATTCCATTATCTAAAATTCCATTTTATCATTTTGAAATAGGAAAATTTTTGGATATAGATAAAGTTTTGATATCAAGAACAGGATATACTGGATCTAAAGGGGTAGAAATTTATATTCATAATAAATATACGGAATATATATGGAATAATATCCTAAATATAGGTACTATTTCAAATATGATACCTTGTGGAATAGCAAGTAGAAATTCATTGAGAATGGAAATGGGGTATCGTTTATATGGTCAAGATATAACTGAAAAAATAACTCCTATAGAAGCTGGATTATCTTGGATTACAAAATTTGATAAAAAATTTATTGCAAAAAAAATATTGAAAAAACAAAAAATAGAAGGTACATACAAAAAATTTTTTTCTTTTTTTATAGAAAAAGGGAAAATACCTAGACAAGGATATTTATTGAGAAATAAAAAAAATTCTATTATTGGAGAAGTGACTTCTGGTTGTTTTTCTCCAGTTTTAAAAAAAGGGATAGGATTAGGTTTTATTACAGAAAAAAAATTAGATAAAAAATCTATTTTTATTTCAATAAGAAAAAAAAAAATACCTGTTAATATCGTAAAATTTCCATTTATAAAAATATAA
- a CDS encoding 6-pyruvoyl trahydropterin synthase family protein produces MKATISRKGHFSAAHRLYNPHWDRNKNIKEFGKCAYINYHGHNYEYIVSITGEINSKTGFVFSIQKLKNLIREEIDVLFDHKNINVDIEEFYDINPTTENIVIFIWNKIKKKISSDLNLKITLYETKNNFAEYDGS; encoded by the coding sequence ATGAAAGCAACTATAAGTAGAAAAGGGCATTTTAGTGCTGCACATAGACTTTATAATCCTCATTGGGATCGTAATAAAAACATTAAAGAATTTGGGAAATGTGCATATATCAATTATCATGGACATAATTATGAATATATTGTTAGTATTACAGGAGAAATAAATTCAAAAACTGGATTTGTTTTTAGTATACAAAAATTGAAAAACCTTATTCGTGAAGAAATAGATGTTCTTTTTGATCATAAAAATATTAATGTAGATATTGAAGAATTTTATGATATTAATCCTACAACGGAAAACATTGTTATTTTTATTTGGAATAAAATCAAAAAAAAAATATCTTCTGATTTAAATTTAAAAATAACTTTGTACGAAACTAAAAATAATTTTGCAGAATATGATGGATCTTAA
- a CDS encoding isopentenyl-diphosphate Delta-isomerase, with the protein MTKKNIFIPLIGKKNEIIGFEKKEKIHIKGLLHSAVSVFIFKYNPKDNNKLLMLQKRSSKKYHSSLLWTNTCCSHPKKNESILKAAHRCLIEEMGFDCFLEKKFCFTYYELLNNGLIENELDHVFIGYYAYPPIINYQEVDQWKWITLKKLIIDMHFYPNSYTIWFKIIINKYLKKLNFK; encoded by the coding sequence ATGACAAAAAAAAATATTTTTATTCCTTTAATAGGAAAAAAAAATGAAATTATTGGTTTTGAAAAAAAAGAAAAAATTCATATAAAAGGATTATTACATAGTGCAGTATCAGTATTTATATTTAAATATAATCCAAAGGATAATAATAAGTTATTAATGTTACAAAAAAGATCTTCAAAAAAATATCATTCTTCACTACTTTGGACCAATACCTGTTGTAGTCATCCTAAAAAAAATGAGTCTATTTTAAAAGCTGCACATCGATGTTTAATAGAAGAAATGGGATTTGATTGTTTTTTAGAAAAAAAATTTTGTTTTACTTATTATGAATTATTAAATAATGGATTGATAGAAAATGAATTAGACCATGTTTTTATAGGATATTACGCTTATCCACCTATTATTAATTATCAAGAAGTTGATCAATGGAAATGGATTACATTAAAAAAACTGATTATAGATATGCATTTTTATCCAAATTCTTATACTATATGGTTTAAAATTATTATAAATAAATATTTGAAAAAATTAAATTTTAAATAA
- a CDS encoding PaaI family thioesterase gives MYTLDIKYIDIGINTLVAKMSVNKKLLQPMGYLHGGATIALAESVGSALSIINLNQNNSNIFNIEISANHIRNVKNGIIFAKSKIIHKGKKIHFIKINIYNEHKNIISFCKMTNIIIPKKICDL, from the coding sequence ATGTATACTTTGGATATAAAATATATTGATATAGGAATAAATACTTTAGTAGCAAAAATGTCAGTAAATAAAAAATTACTTCAACCTATGGGATATCTCCATGGTGGAGCAACAATTGCTTTAGCAGAAAGTGTTGGAAGTGCTTTATCTATAATAAATTTAAATCAAAATAATTCAAATATTTTTAATATAGAAATTTCTGCAAATCATATACGAAATGTTAAAAATGGAATTATTTTTGCTAAGTCAAAAATAATTCATAAAGGGAAAAAAATTCATTTTATAAAAATAAATATTTATAATGAACATAAAAATATTATTAGTTTTTGTAAAATGACCAATATAATAATTCCTAAAAAAATATGCGATTTATAG
- a CDS encoding chorismate-binding protein — protein MRFIEINIINLYKKVIKKYYNNESFVLFKKPYENKIYLYSCDNNRKIKIKENFFLIGSFNHKNIVKIYTNEIYFLDIKKFISKKLINIPSSFIDIDINSSLLIYSYEYKNLLKKAIKFIKNNYLKKVVLSRLIKIPFHNFYLKKTFQKLIFSYPNSFISLWYDFFYGFWLGASPELLMKCNDKKLQTVALAGTISILENNNKWTQKEIEEHKIVIEYITNFLKKYYSGILSIGKTTTINLGTIQHLKTPINFSFFKKPNFFEILKNMYPTPSICGYPKKKSLDFIQKYEGYHRNFYTGYFGPVDKINMELYLNLRCAKIKMDRKEINLYAGSGITMHSNAEQEYLETENKIKNIFSKFIFN, from the coding sequence ATGCGATTTATAGAAATAAATATCATTAATCTATATAAAAAAGTAATAAAAAAATATTATAATAATGAAAGTTTTGTTTTATTTAAAAAACCTTATGAAAACAAAATTTATCTTTATTCTTGTGATAATAATAGAAAAATTAAAATAAAAGAAAATTTTTTTTTAATTGGAAGTTTTAATCATAAAAATATCGTAAAAATTTATACTAATGAAATTTATTTTTTAGATATAAAAAAATTTATATCTAAAAAATTAATTAATATCCCTTCTTCTTTTATAGATATAGATATAAATTCCTCTCTTTTAATTTATTCATATGAATATAAAAATTTACTTAAAAAAGCTATTAAATTTATAAAAAATAATTATTTAAAAAAAGTAGTTTTATCTAGATTAATAAAAATACCATTTCATAATTTTTATTTAAAAAAAACTTTTCAAAAATTAATTTTTTCTTATCCTAATTCTTTTATAAGTTTATGGTATGATTTTTTTTATGGTTTTTGGTTAGGAGCTTCTCCAGAATTATTAATGAAATGTAACGATAAAAAATTACAAACTGTAGCATTAGCTGGTACTATTTCTATTTTAGAAAATAACAATAAATGGACACAAAAAGAAATAGAAGAACATAAAATAGTAATAGAATATATTACTAATTTTTTAAAAAAATATTATTCAGGAATTTTATCTATAGGAAAAACAACAACTATAAATTTAGGAACTATACAACATTTAAAAACTCCAATTAATTTTTCTTTTTTTAAAAAACCAAATTTTTTCGAAATTTTAAAAAATATGTATCCAACTCCTTCTATATGTGGTTATCCTAAAAAAAAATCTTTAGATTTTATTCAAAAATATGAAGGTTATCATCGAAATTTTTATACAGGATATTTTGGCCCTGTTGATAAAATAAATATGGAATTATATCTTAATTTAAGATGTGCAAAAATAAAAATGGATAGAAAAGAAATCAATTTATATGCAGGAAGTGGAATTACTATGCATAGTAATGCTGAACAAGAATATTTAGAAACAGAAAATAAAATAAAAAATATTTTTTCCAAATTTATTTTTAATTAA
- a CDS encoding NAD(P)/FAD-dependent oxidoreductase: protein MNIPTQNNLKRVVIIGAGFAGLQVAKKLRRDKFQIVLIDKKNYHTFQPLLYQVATAGLEPDSIAHAIRTIIKKTKNFFFRLANVNFINIKEKKIHTNVGILFYDYLIIATGSVTNYFGNKNIEFFSLPMKSIPEALNLRSLILQNLEYALLTKNFKERERLMTFVIVGGGPTGVELAGALAEMKKYVLQNDYPDLNIQRMKIYLLQASSRLLDGMSEKSSKQAFKNLEELGVNIWLNCLVKDYDGKIVLINNNIKIESSNVIWAAGVKGAMIKGFIKEDMMNGQKILVDNYLKTLRYPNIFAIGDIAYIIKNKYYPNGHPMTAQPAIQQGNYLVKNFNYFLLDNKLGPPFKYKNLGTMATIGRNKAVCDFPYFRLKGFLAWIIWMFVHLIGLVGFRNRVITLTNWIIQYFHYNKSVRIIIKPFHRKKKIN, encoded by the coding sequence ATGAATATTCCAACACAAAATAATCTAAAAAGAGTCGTAATAATTGGAGCTGGGTTTGCCGGTTTACAAGTTGCTAAAAAATTAAGAAGAGATAAATTTCAAATAGTCCTTATTGATAAAAAAAATTATCATACTTTTCAACCTTTATTATATCAAGTAGCAACAGCAGGATTAGAACCAGATTCTATTGCACATGCTATTAGAACAATTATAAAAAAAACAAAAAACTTTTTTTTTAGATTAGCTAACGTTAATTTTATCAATATAAAAGAAAAAAAAATACATACAAATGTAGGAATTTTATTTTATGATTATTTAATTATAGCTACAGGATCTGTAACTAATTATTTTGGAAATAAAAATATAGAATTTTTTTCATTACCAATGAAATCAATTCCAGAAGCATTAAATTTAAGAAGTCTTATACTACAAAATCTTGAATATGCATTACTTACAAAAAATTTTAAAGAAAGAGAAAGACTGATGACTTTTGTTATTGTTGGAGGAGGACCCACTGGGGTAGAACTAGCTGGTGCTTTAGCAGAAATGAAAAAATATGTATTACAAAACGATTATCCAGATTTAAATATTCAACGTATGAAGATTTATTTATTACAGGCATCTTCTAGATTATTAGATGGAATGTCAGAAAAATCTTCAAAACAAGCTTTTAAAAATTTAGAAGAATTAGGAGTAAATATTTGGTTAAATTGTTTGGTAAAAGATTACGATGGTAAAATTGTTTTGATAAATAATAATATAAAAATAGAATCTTCTAATGTTATATGGGCAGCAGGAGTAAAAGGTGCTATGATAAAAGGATTTATAAAAGAAGATATGATGAATGGACAAAAAATTTTAGTAGATAATTATCTTAAAACCTTAAGATATCCAAATATTTTTGCTATTGGAGATATAGCTTATATAATTAAAAATAAATATTATCCAAATGGTCATCCTATGACAGCTCAACCTGCTATTCAACAAGGAAATTATCTTGTTAAAAATTTTAATTATTTTTTATTAGATAATAAATTAGGACCCCCTTTTAAATATAAAAATCTAGGTACTATGGCAACTATTGGAAGAAATAAAGCAGTTTGTGATTTTCCTTATTTTAGATTAAAAGGATTTTTAGCATGGATTATTTGGATGTTTGTTCATTTAATTGGTCTAGTTGGATTTAGAAATAGAGTAATAACTTTAACAAATTGGATTATTCAATATTTTCATTATAATAAAAGTGTACGTATAATTATAAAACCATTTCATAGGAAAAAAAAAATTAATTAA
- a CDS encoding zinc metallopeptidase, whose product MIYYFIIGITFFISVIVSKILKDKIQTYSKFYLQNHMSGKEIAEKMLTDNGIYDVNIISVEGELTDHYNPLNKTVNLSEKVYYENSAASAAIAAHECGHVLQHKWGYNLLKFRNGLIPILNFSSKFTHLAIMIGLTIFYSSEGKNSFILKLGIGLFSLAVFFSFITLPIEFDASKRALTWLKNKNMVTFQEYEKAKDSLKWAAMTYVVSALGSLAQLMYFLSIFSFNKKNE is encoded by the coding sequence ATGATTTATTATTTTATTATAGGAATAACATTTTTTATTAGTGTTATAGTCAGTAAAATTTTGAAAGATAAAATTCAGACTTATTCTAAATTTTATTTACAAAATCATATGAGTGGAAAAGAAATAGCAGAAAAAATGTTAACGGATAATGGTATTTATGACGTAAATATTATATCTGTAGAAGGAGAATTAACTGATCATTATAATCCATTAAATAAAACAGTTAATTTAAGTGAAAAAGTTTATTATGAAAATTCCGCTGCTTCTGCTGCTATCGCTGCTCATGAATGTGGTCATGTTTTACAACATAAATGGGGTTATAATTTATTAAAATTTCGAAATGGATTAATTCCTATTTTGAACTTTAGTTCTAAATTTACACATTTAGCTATAATGATTGGACTTACAATATTTTATAGTTCAGAAGGAAAAAATTCTTTTATTCTTAAATTAGGTATAGGATTATTTTCTTTAGCTGTTTTTTTTTCTTTTATTACTCTTCCAATAGAATTTGATGCTAGTAAAAGAGCTTTAACTTGGTTAAAAAATAAAAATATGGTAACATTTCAGGAATATGAAAAGGCAAAAGATTCTTTAAAATGGGCAGCAATGACTTATGTTGTTTCAGCTTTAGGTAGTTTAGCTCAATTAATGTATTTTTTATCTATTTTTAGTTTTAATAAAAAAAATGAATAA
- a CDS encoding 30S ribosomal protein THX, whose product MGKGDKKTKKGKIKNKTYGNLRKNPRNSKKKNKK is encoded by the coding sequence ATGGGAAAAGGAGATAAAAAAACTAAAAAAGGAAAAATAAAAAATAAAACATATGGAAATCTTCGTAAAAATCCAAGAAATTCTAAAAAAAAGAATAAAAAATAA
- the coaE gene encoding dephospho-CoA kinase (Dephospho-CoA kinase (CoaE) performs the final step in coenzyme A biosynthesis.): protein MRSFLIGITGNMGSGKSLFSSFFKKNGIPVYSSDQKSKILMNQKKLLKNNIIKYFGKKSYKKNKINTKFLSKIVFKNSIYLKLLCSIVHPWIFLDFKNWIFSQNTLYSIKESAILFESGSYKNCDLIVTIISPIEKMIERIIKRDHLSEKKIMNRIKFQISDKEKIKNSNIIIENTQDISFLKKKTKEIHNKIIQKILKNGKRR, encoded by the coding sequence ATGAGATCATTTTTGATAGGAATTACTGGAAATATGGGATCTGGAAAAAGTTTATTTTCCTCTTTTTTTAAAAAAAATGGAATTCCTGTATATTCATCAGATCAAAAAAGTAAAATTTTAATGAATCAAAAAAAATTATTAAAAAATAATATTATAAAATATTTTGGAAAAAAATCATATAAAAAAAATAAAATTAATACAAAATTTTTATCTAAAATAGTATTTAAAAATTCTATTTATTTAAAATTATTATGTTCTATTGTTCATCCTTGGATTTTTTTAGATTTTAAAAATTGGATTTTTTCACAAAATACTTTGTATTCTATAAAAGAATCTGCTATTTTATTTGAAAGTGGATCTTATAAAAATTGTGATTTAATTGTTACTATTATTTCTCCTATAGAGAAAATGATTGAACGAATCATTAAAAGAGATCATCTAAGTGAAAAAAAAATTATGAATCGTATTAAATTTCAAATTTCTGATAAGGAAAAAATAAAAAATTCTAATATAATTATTGAAAATACTCAGGACATTTCTTTTTTAAAAAAAAAAACAAAAGAAATCCATAATAAAATTATCCAAAAAATTTTAAAAAATGGGAAAAGGAGATAA
- the yajC gene encoding preprotein translocase subunit YajC, whose product MFPILQQNSITNTIWMFVLIFIVFYFFMIRPQIRKQKIEKKFQENLRKGIYIVTNSGLHGKVIEITNHFCILETITGKIKFEKNAISKELTQLRYENLLKINKNNNKKKEIEFKKNIEKK is encoded by the coding sequence ATGTTTCCTATATTACAACAAAATTCTATAACAAACACTATTTGGATGTTTGTATTAATATTTATTGTATTTTATTTTTTTATGATACGTCCTCAAATACGAAAACAAAAAATAGAAAAAAAATTTCAAGAAAATTTAAGAAAAGGAATTTATATAGTAACAAATTCTGGATTACATGGAAAGGTAATAGAAATTACAAATCATTTTTGTATATTAGAAACTATTACAGGAAAAATAAAATTTGAAAAAAACGCTATATCTAAAGAATTAACTCAATTACGTTATGAAAATTTATTGAAAATAAACAAAAATAATAATAAAAAAAAAGAAATAGAATTTAAAAAAAATATTGAAAAAAAATGA
- the nusB gene encoding transcription antitermination factor NusB, giving the protein MLMRRYFRIRSFQFLYAQHLSKINFKKVEKNMLQNIEELHELYIFLLYLILKIRDKAIKNINEISTKNKINSVQKIAYNSIIKILSNNKYLLKYKYLKYYEKKLWIKQDESILFLLIKEMQTSQIVKNSIQKFNSSFEEEKNFIIKYYKNNIIPNKKLIDYIEDRYVINGSENLYLAHKIVCKTLKSIKLSTPQNFKLYNIYKNNENKKFIIDLYRNTIYHKDEFNKLIEYISKNWTIKRIATVDLIILQMAICEFLYFPNIPPKATINEYIEITKIFCMEKSKIFINGILDKVFKLLYKQNKILKTEKELI; this is encoded by the coding sequence ATGTTAATGAGGCGATACTTCAGAATAAGAAGTTTTCAATTTTTATATGCCCAACATTTATCTAAAATAAATTTTAAAAAAGTAGAAAAAAACATGCTTCAAAATATTGAAGAACTACATGAATTATATATTTTTTTACTTTATTTAATATTAAAAATTAGAGATAAAGCTATAAAAAATATAAATGAAATTTCAACTAAAAATAAAATCAATTCTGTACAGAAAATAGCATATAATTCCATAATTAAAATATTATCTAATAATAAATATTTATTAAAGTATAAATATTTAAAATATTATGAAAAAAAATTATGGATAAAACAAGATGAATCTATTCTTTTTTTATTAATAAAAGAAATGCAAACATCACAAATTGTTAAAAATTCCATCCAAAAATTTAATTCCTCTTTTGAAGAAGAAAAAAACTTTATTATAAAATATTATAAAAATAATATAATTCCCAATAAAAAATTAATAGATTATATTGAAGATAGATATGTAATAAATGGTTCAGAAAATCTATATCTTGCACACAAGATAGTTTGTAAAACTTTAAAATCTATAAAATTATCTACCCCACAAAATTTTAAATTATATAATATTTATAAAAATAATGAAAATAAAAAATTTATTATTGATTTATATAGAAATACAATTTATCATAAAGATGAATTTAATAAACTCATTGAATATATATCCAAAAATTGGACTATAAAGAGAATAGCTACTGTAGATTTAATTATATTACAAATGGCTATTTGTGAATTTTTATACTTTCCAAATATTCCTCCAAAAGCAACTATAAATGAATATATAGAAATTACAAAAATATTTTGTATGGAAAAAAGTAAAATCTTCATTAATGGTATTTTAGATAAAGTATTCAAATTACTATACAAACAAAATAAAATATTAAAAACTGAAAAAGAGTTAATATAA
- a CDS encoding ABC transporter ATP-binding protein, whose product MRGLFTFSKKYFFKYKFRLCIGFLLILISNILTILPIPYIGKSINTIKNIFIFFSKYNSYNYFNNLKIKILIYTSIILLVPIIGGIVKYYMRQCIITTSRMIEFDIKNEIFLHYQKLSLSFYQKNSTGDLMNRLTEDVSFIRQYIGPGVMYFVNLIVLFLMVFIQMFRLDKILTFYVVIPIPILFIFIYHIGIFITKKSKNVQSYQSFISSFIQETFSGINVIKSFVSEIFFQEKHKRIILEYQKKNIELAKMDTILSSIIIFFIGMIHLLIIFFGGKKYFKGEIREIGILAEFFTYINVLVFPFIILGWVISIVEKAKVSQNRINKFLKEIPEIFNKNLGKTEVIGKIKFKNVSFIYNSNLKNQSNTIDKVSFTIKKGKTLILTGETGSGKTTIGRLISRLYDPNKGKIFIDNISLKNHNLFNFRSKIGYVPQESFLFSDSIYNNIALGSIKKENSYKVYEAARKVMIEEEILNFKNGYETIIGERGVTLSGGQKQRICIARAIIRKPRILIFDDSFSSIDQKTRKLIILSIKKELKNSTIIIITHDISYLSDFDLIIVLKNGKIFQIGNKNFYFYKKNIE is encoded by the coding sequence ATGAGGGGTTTATTTACTTTTAGTAAAAAATATTTTTTTAAATATAAATTTCGTTTATGTATAGGTTTTTTATTAATTTTAATATCAAATATTTTAACTATACTTCCTATTCCTTATATAGGAAAATCTATTAATACGATAAAAAATATTTTTATATTTTTTTCAAAATATAATTCCTATAATTATTTTAATAATTTAAAAATAAAAATATTAATTTATACAAGTATAATATTATTAGTACCAATTATAGGAGGAATTGTTAAATATTATATGAGACAATGTATTATTACAACGTCAAGAATGATAGAATTTGATATAAAAAATGAAATTTTTTTACATTATCAAAAATTGAGTTTATCTTTTTATCAAAAAAATTCAACTGGAGATTTGATGAATCGTCTTACAGAAGACGTTTCTTTTATTCGACAATATATAGGACCAGGAGTAATGTATTTTGTTAATCTTATAGTTTTATTTTTAATGGTTTTTATACAAATGTTCCGATTAGATAAAATATTAACTTTTTATGTAGTAATACCTATTCCTATACTTTTTATTTTTATTTATCATATTGGTATTTTTATTACAAAAAAAAGTAAAAATGTACAAAGTTATCAATCTTTTATTTCTTCTTTTATACAAGAAACTTTTTCTGGAATTAATGTTATTAAATCATTTGTATCTGAAATTTTTTTTCAAGAAAAACATAAGAGAATTATATTAGAATATCAGAAAAAAAATATAGAATTAGCTAAAATGGATACTATTTTATCTTCTATTATTATTTTTTTTATTGGAATGATTCATTTATTAATTATTTTTTTTGGAGGTAAAAAATATTTTAAAGGAGAAATAAGAGAAATAGGAATTCTTGCAGAATTTTTTACGTATATCAATGTATTAGTTTTTCCTTTTATTATTTTAGGTTGGGTTATTTCTATAGTAGAAAAAGCAAAAGTATCACAAAATCGTATAAATAAATTTTTAAAAGAAATACCTGAAATTTTTAATAAAAATTTGGGGAAAACAGAAGTTATTGGAAAAATTAAATTTAAAAATGTTAGTTTTATTTATAATTCTAATTTAAAAAATCAATCTAATACTATAGATAAAGTATCTTTTACTATTAAAAAAGGAAAAACTTTGATTTTAACTGGTGAAACAGGATCTGGAAAAACAACGATTGGAAGATTAATTTCTCGACTTTATGATCCAAATAAAGGAAAAATATTTATAGATAATATTTCTTTAAAAAATCATAATCTTTTTAATTTTAGAAGTAAAATTGGTTATGTGCCTCAGGAATCTTTTCTTTTTTCAGATTCTATTTATAATAATATAGCTTTAGGAAGTATTAAAAAAGAAAATTCATATAAAGTCTATGAAGCTGCAAGAAAAGTAATGATAGAAGAGGAAATTCTTAATTTTAAAAATGGATATGAAACGATTATAGGAGAAAGAGGGGTTACATTATCTGGAGGGCAAAAACAAAGAATATGTATTGCTAGAGCTATTATAAGAAAGCCAAGAATACTTATATTTGATGATAGTTTTTCTTCTATAGATCAAAAGACTAGAAAATTAATAATTCTTTCTATAAAAAAAGAATTGAAAAATAGTACTATTATTATTATTACTCATGATATATCTTATCTATCTGATTTTGATCTTATTATTGTATTAAAAAATGGAAAAATATTTCAAATAGGTAATAAAAATTTCTATTTTTATAAAAAAAATATTGAATAA
- a CDS encoding DUF3276 family protein, which translates to MDEKENIKERNEICSRTLKTGSRTYFFDARETRAGDYYLTITESKKIFSESGEITYKKHKIYLYKEDFSKFQSILDDMIRFIINEKGREVISERHQKDFKNNTFNQEVKEIHKKTLEKKDLTNMNFEDI; encoded by the coding sequence ATGGACGAAAAAGAAAATATTAAAGAAAGAAATGAAATTTGTTCACGTACTTTAAAAACAGGAAGTCGTACTTATTTTTTTGATGCTAGGGAAACAAGAGCAGGGGATTATTATTTAACTATTACTGAAAGTAAAAAAATTTTTTCTGAAAGTGGAGAAATTACTTATAAAAAACATAAAATTTATTTGTATAAAGAAGATTTTTCTAAATTTCAGAGTATACTTGATGATATGATTCGATTTATTATAAATGAAAAAGGGAGAGAAGTAATTTCAGAACGTCATCAAAAAGATTTTAAAAATAATACATTTAATCAAGAAGTTAAAGAAATCCATAAAAAAACATTGGAAAAAAAAGACCTTACAAATATGAATTTTGAGGATATATAA
- a CDS encoding KdsC family phosphatase, with amino-acid sequence MKNINTFIFDVDGVLTNCTLNLFPDGNMVRQMFAKDGFAIQLAKNRGYNLCIITRGSDLMVFRRLRDFNIQYIYQGVDNKKKYLDEYCNILNITKKKILYMGDDIPDIEIMKSVALPCSPIDAVPEVKEVSKYISPKKGGRGCVRDVIEQTLKIQKNWL; translated from the coding sequence ATGAAGAATATTAATACTTTTATTTTTGATGTTGATGGGGTATTAACTAATTGTACTTTAAATTTATTCCCTGATGGGAATATGGTCCGTCAAATGTTTGCTAAAGATGGATTTGCTATACAATTAGCAAAAAATAGAGGATATAATCTATGTATTATTACAAGAGGTTCAGATTTAATGGTTTTTCGTCGTTTAAGAGATTTTAATATTCAATATATTTATCAAGGTGTTGATAATAAAAAAAAATATTTGGATGAATATTGTAATATTTTAAATATTACTAAAAAAAAAATATTATATATGGGGGATGATATTCCTGATATTGAAATTATGAAATCTGTAGCTCTCCCTTGTTCTCCAATAGATGCGGTACCAGAAGTAAAAGAGGTCTCTAAATATATCTCTCCGAAAAAAGGAGGGAGGGGATGTGTAAGAGATGTAATAGAACAAACTTTAAAAATTCAAAAAAATTGGTTATAA